A single region of the Denticeps clupeoides chromosome 18, fDenClu1.1, whole genome shotgun sequence genome encodes:
- the tmem216 gene encoding transmembrane protein 216 isoform X2 has translation MASPGKQAILSSTPLQILFYLNSYYFAAFFVAESLMFVYKGILLPYPSPNLILDIVLLLLYLGLEILRLFYGWKGNLCERTLAMSVSVGVMVPCTVLCVYYLLLQTFVLRLEFILSAVLLCFYSVELVLGLMAISTFSRASMY, from the exons ATGGCGTCTCCTG GGAAACAGGCTATT TTGTCCTCCACACCCCTACAAATCCTCTTCTACCTCAATAGCTACTACTTTGCTGCTTTTTTCGTTGCCGAGAGTCTTATGTTTGTCTACAAAG GAATATTGCTCCCATATCCTTCGCCAAATCTAATATTGGACATTGTGTTGCTTCTGCTGTATCTTGGTCTGGAAATCCTGAGACTCTTTTATG GCTGGAAAGGGAATCTCTGTGAGCGTACCCTGGCCATGTCGGTGAGCGTGGGAGTGATGGTGCCTTGTACCGTACTCTGTGTGTACTACCTTCTTCTTCAGACGTTTGTCCTGCGCCTGGAATTCATCCTcagtgctgttctgctgtgctTCTACAGTGTGGAGCTTGTTCTTGGTCTGATGGCCATTTCTACTTTCTCCAG GGCCAGCATGTACTAA
- the tmem216 gene encoding transmembrane protein 216 isoform X1, producing MASPGKQAILSSTPLQILFYLNSYYFAAFFVAESLMFVYKGILLPYPSPNLILDIVLLLLYLGLEILRLFYGWKGNLCERTLAMSVSVGVMVPCTVLCVYYLLLQTFVLRLEFILSAVLLCFYSVELVLGLMAISTFSRYAGRSFP from the exons ATGGCGTCTCCTG GGAAACAGGCTATT TTGTCCTCCACACCCCTACAAATCCTCTTCTACCTCAATAGCTACTACTTTGCTGCTTTTTTCGTTGCCGAGAGTCTTATGTTTGTCTACAAAG GAATATTGCTCCCATATCCTTCGCCAAATCTAATATTGGACATTGTGTTGCTTCTGCTGTATCTTGGTCTGGAAATCCTGAGACTCTTTTATG GCTGGAAAGGGAATCTCTGTGAGCGTACCCTGGCCATGTCGGTGAGCGTGGGAGTGATGGTGCCTTGTACCGTACTCTGTGTGTACTACCTTCTTCTTCAGACGTTTGTCCTGCGCCTGGAATTCATCCTcagtgctgttctgctgtgctTCTACAGTGTGGAGCTTGTTCTTGGTCTGATGGCCATTTCTACTTTCTCCAGGTACGCCGGCAGAAGTTTCCCTTAA